A genomic segment from Deltaproteobacteria bacterium encodes:
- a CDS encoding sigma-70 family RNA polymerase sigma factor, which yields MALRIVHERDIAEDVVIEVYAQVWGQAQTYDSQRGTPLAWLLTLTRSRAIDLLRSRQRNSKDEPIEQAQHVSADTPSPEDTSEARERQRVVQKALASLSEEQRQLIELAYFSDLSHSEIAARVGQPLGTVKTRIRLGMLRLRELLAPSEMLTSHLSAGQAL from the coding sequence TTGGCGTTACGGATTGTCCATGAGCGTGACATTGCTGAGGACGTGGTGATTGAAGTCTATGCCCAGGTCTGGGGTCAAGCGCAAACGTACGATTCGCAACGCGGGACCCCTCTAGCATGGCTGCTGACGCTGACGCGGAGTCGAGCGATTGACCTGCTCCGCAGTCGACAACGCAATAGCAAAGACGAGCCAATAGAACAGGCACAACATGTCAGCGCGGACACACCAAGTCCAGAGGACACGAGTGAGGCGAGAGAACGCCAACGCGTAGTCCAGAAGGCGCTAGCAAGCCTTAGTGAGGAACAGCGACAATTGATTGAACTCGCCTATTTTTCTGACTTAAGTCATAGTGAAATTGCAGCCCGCGTCGGACAGCCCCTCGGGACAGTAAAAACACGAATCCGTCTGGGGATGTTACGGTTACGCGAGCTACTTGCACCATCGGAAATGCTCACCTCACACCTGAGCGCAGGACAAGCGTTATGA